The genomic stretch CCGGCCGTCCACCACCAACAGCGATTCACTGCCCGTTGCAGGACAACACGTTGCAGCCAGCAGGTCAGAGCACGGCTGCGCGGATTACCACGAGATGACGCATGGCGCGCCGGTGGACCCGATTTCGAAATCTCGTTATCCACACCCTGTGCACGCTCTGGCTCCAGTACCGGATGAGGTGTGGCACGGGTTCTCCCTACCGCCGTATGCGAGAGGCTCCAGGGCTCCGCCTCGGTCCGCTCGATGGCCGTAGGACCGACAGGCGACGGCGCTCCAGCATGTGGATGCCGGGCGGGGCTTCATCGAACATCGCGTGAGGCTCTTGGCGGGCGCTCGGCCCCGCCTCTACCTTCACGGGCTCCCAGGGCGACAGCCCTCATTCTGCCGGGCCTGTGCCCGCGTTCCTTGACGACCGACGTCCGAGACACCGTGTTCCGGGTTCGCATCGCTCCGCTCCCCGACGGCCTCCATCAGGAGACCCACCACCCCTCGGCCGAGGATCTCGGCCTCGACCCGGAGGTGTTCTCCGGCATCGAGGTGGACCTGCGGCTCGATGTCGCCGAGCGACGCGTGCTGGCCGCCTACACGGCCCGCGCCACGGCCCGCCTGGAGTGCGACCGGACCCTGGAGATGTACGACGAGCCGGTCGAGGCCGACCACGCCGTGCTCTTCTCGGCCGACGCGCAGCCCGACGGGGACGACCCCGATGACGACCTCCTGCCGCTCGACGCGGACGCGCTCGCCATCGACCTCACCGCGCCGGTCCACGACACGCTCTTGCTCGCGCTCCCGCTCCGGCGCGTGAGCCCGGCCGCCCGAGCGGCCGAGATCCCGACGACGTTCGGCGAGCCCGACGACGACGACGACAGCCCGGCCGACCACCGCTGGGCGGCCCTTCGAGGCCTCCGCCCCGACGGCGACCCCGACTCTTCCGACTGACCCCGCCGCGAGGCGACACCCCCGACTCCGATGGCCAACCCCAAACGCAAGCATTCCAAGGCGCGCTCCCGTTCGCGCCGCGCGAACTACCGCGTCAAGAACGTGCCCCAGACGCACGAGTGCCCCAACTGCAGCAATGCCAAGCTGATGCACCGGGCCTGCCCGACCTGCGGCCACTACCGAGGTCGCGAAGTCCTCGCCGTCAAGGGCTACGTCTAGACGGACCGGGGCCCTCGCGGGGTCTCATCGTCTCTGATCGCCTGCCCGCCCGCGCGACCCGACATGGCTCGCGCGGGCGGCGTCCGTTGACGGCGGCGGGTATCTTCCCGTCCCCTCCTCCCCGCCCGTCTCGCCCCGCCTGCCCATGCCCGTCCGAGTCGCCGTCGACGCCATGGGCGGAGATTATGCTCCGGGCGTCGTCGTGGAAGGTGTGCTGGATGCGCTCGCCGAGGCCGGCGACCGCGTGACGGTGCTGCTGGTCGGCCGCGAGGCCGAGGTCCGCGCCGAGCTGGACCGCCTCGGCGGCGCCGAGAACGAGACGCTGCGCGTGGTGGACGCGCCGCAGGCCATCGGCATGGGCGAGAGCCCGACGGTGGCGCTCAAGACCAAACCCGAGTCCTCGATCCACATCGGCATCGGCGCCGTCAAGAACGGCCGGGCGGACGCGTTCGCCAGCGCCGGCAACACGGGCGCCGTGATGACGGCAGCGCTGTTCGGACTGGGCCGCCTGCCTGGCGTGCTCCGCCCCGCCCTGCCGGGCTACCTCCCCACGCCGTCTGGCACGTGCGTCGTGCTCGACGTGGGCGCCAACGTGGAGGTCCGCCCCGAGCACCTCGTGCAGTTCGCCCAGATGGGCGCCGTCTTCGGGGCCGCGTTCCTCGGCAAGGAGGACCCGACGGTCGGGCTCATCAACGTCGGCGAGGAGCCCGGCAAGGGCACCGACACGGTCAAGGAGGCCCACAAGACGCTGGCCGCGCTCGGCGAGCAGGGCACGATCCGGTTCGTGGGCAACGTCGAGGGCCGCGACATCCTCCAGCACGGCGCCGACGTGTGCGTCTGCGACGGGTTCGTAGGCAACGTGGTCCTCAAGCTGGCCGAGTCGGTGGCGACGATCCTGCCCCAGATGGTCCGGTCCGAGATCGGGCGCCAGGAGCTCGCGCCGGAGCAGGCCCAGTTGGTCGGCGGCGTCCTCAAGGGGATGCTGGCCCCGTTCGACTACCAGGCCTTCGGCGGCGTCCCCATGCTCGGCATCGACGGGACGGTCGTGATCGGCCACGGCGGGTCGTCGGCGCGAGCCATCCGCCAGATGGTGCTCTCCACGGCCAGCCTCGTCGAGCAGAACCTGACCGCCCGGATCGGCCGCGCGCTCCGCGACCCCGGCCCCGACGCCTCGTCCTCCTGATTCCCTTCTGATGCCCGATTCCAAGACGACGGCCGCCGTGACGGCGGTGGGGACCTACCTCCCCCCGGATCGCCTCACCAACGCCGACCTCGAGAAGCTCGTCGACACCAACGACGAGTGGATCCGGACGCGGACGGGCATCGAGGAGCGCCGCATCCTCAAGGACAAGACCAAGGCGACCTCGTTCATGGCGTCCGAGGCGGCCAGGATGTGCCTCGCCAAGGCCGGCGTCGACGCGTCCGAGGTGGACTGCATCCTGGTCGCGACCGTCACCCCCGACGTGGTCTTCCCGTCGACGGCCTGCCTCGTGCAGAACCAGATCGGCGCGACGAACGCCTGGGGCTACGACATCTCGGCGGCCTGCTCGGGCTTCCTCTACGCGCTCACGACGGGCTCGAAGATGATCGAGGCGGGCATGCACCAGAAGGTGCTCGTGATCGGGGCGGACACGATGACGCGCATCATCGACTACACCGACCGCGCGACCTGCATCATCTTCGGCGACGGCGCCGGGGCGGTCCTGCTGGAGCCCACCACCGACGGGACGGGCTTCCAGGACAGCGTCCAGTACGTGGACGGCTCAGGCGTGGACTCGCTCTGGATGCCGGGCGGCGGCAGCCTCCACCCGGCCACCCACGAGACGGTCGACGCCCGCCTCCACTACGCCAGCCAGGACGGCAAGACGGTCTTCAAGCGCGCCGTCACCGGCATGGCCGACGCAGCGGCCGAGGTGATGGAGCGCAACGGGCTCGTCGGCGAGGACATCCGCTACCTCGTGCCGCACCAGGCCAACCTCCGCATCATCGACGCGACCGCGCGGCGGATGGGCGTCGGGCCGGACCAGGTGATGGTCAACATCGCGAAGTACGGCAACACGACCGCGGCCACCCTCCCCCTCTGCCTCGGCGACTGGGAGAACCAGCTCCGGCCGGGCGACAACCTGATCCTGGCGGCCTTCGGCGGCGGCTTCACCTGGGGCGCGACCTGGCTCAAGTGGAGCTACGGCGCGTAGGGCGTGGAGCGTAGGCCGTAGGCATCCCACGAACAACGCACCACGCACGACGACATGCTCGCTTTCCTCTTCCCCGGCCAGGGCTCCCAGGCGCCCGGCATGGCCGCCGACCTCGTCGATCTCCCCGAGGCCCGCGCGATCCTCGACGAGGCGGACGCCGTGCTCGGCTTCTCGCTGACCGACCTGATGTTCGGCGACGACCCGGAGGCGCTCAAGCCGACCGAGATCACGCAGCCGGCGCTCTACACACACAGTCTGGCTGTCAACGCCGTGCTGGCAGCGCGGGGCGTCCGGCCGGATCTGGCGGCGGGGCACAGCCTCGGCGAGTGGAGCGCGCTGGCAGCCGTCGGCGCGATGTCGTTCGCGGACGGGCTACGCGCCGTCCGGCGCCGTGGCGAGCTGATGGCGACCGCGGGCGACGTGCGCCCTGGCGCGATGGCGGCCGTCCTGGCACTCGACGCCGATGCGCTCGAAGCCGTCTGCCGCGAGGCCACCGAGGCGGGCGAGGGCGAGGTGGTCCCGGCCAACTACAACGACCCCGGCCAGATCGTGATCTCGGGCGACGCCCCGGCCGTCGAGCGCGCCTCGGCGCTCGCCTCGGAGGCGGGCGCGCGGCGCGTGGTCCCTCTCCCGGTCTCGGGCGCCTTCCACAGCCCGCTCATGGCATTCGCCCGCGACGGGCTCAAAGAGACGCTGGACGCGCTGATGCTCCACGTCCCGTCGTGCCCGGTCGTCCTGAACGTGACCGCCGAGCCGACGACCGACCCGGAGGCGATCCGGATGCGGCTGCTCGACCAGCTCACCGCGCCGGTCCGCTGGGCGCAGTCGCTGGAGCGGATGCAGGCCGACGGCACCGAGCGCTTTGTCGAGGTGGGCACGGGCAAGGTGCTCTCGGGCCTCGTCAAGCGAACGCTGGGCCGCGACGCGGTCTCCGTCCAGGCCGGAACGGCCGCGGAGGTGGCGGCGCTGACGGCGTAGTCGAGGCCGAGCGAGCAGGGCGCGGCCGGGGGTGCGATCTTTCGGCCCCTCTGACCGACCGACCCTCATGACCCTCGATCTCTCCGGCAAGGCCATCCTCGTCACCGGTGGCACCCGCGGCATCGGCCGCGCCATCGTCGAAGCCGCCGCCCACGCGGGCGCCTCGGTGGCCTTCACCTACCGCTCCTCTACCGAGACGGCCGACCAGCTGGTCGAGGCGCTCGGCGGCGACGAGAAGGCCCTCGCCATCCAGGCCGACGCGGCCTCGGGAGAGGACGCCCAGACGGCCGTCGAGGCGGTCGTGGCGAAGTGGGGCTCCATCGACGGGCTCGTGGTCAACGCGGGCATCACGCGCGACGGGCTCATGATCCGGATGGACGCGCAGGCGTGGCAGGACGTGATCGACACCAACCTGACGGGCGCCTTCCACGTCACCAAGGCCGCCTACCGGCCGATGATGAAGCAGCGCGCCGGGTCCATCGTCACCATCTCGTCGGTGGTCGGCGTGATGGGCAACGCGGGGCAGGCCAACTACGCAGCGTCGAAGGCCGGACTGATCGGCTTCACCAAGAGCATCGCACGCGAGCTGAGCGGCCGCGGCGTCCGCGCCAACGTGGTGGCGCCGGGCTACATCGAGACCGACATGACGGCCGACCTCGGGCCTGCCGCGGAGGCCCTCATGGACCAGATCCCGCTCAAGCGGCTCGGCCAGCCGGACGACATCGCGGCGGCGGTCCTCTTCCTCCTGTCAGACGCCGCGGCCTACGTGACCGGCCACGTCTTGCACGTCGACGGCGGGATGGCCATGTAGCACGCCTGGTGCGTCTGCATCAGGGTAGAGGCCGACCGCCGTGCGAGGTTGGGGGTTTCTCCTTCAGTCGTCGTGCGTCCTGTCGTCCTGCTCTCGCTTTTCCTCACCGTCGCCGCTCAGGCCCAGGACCGGGAGCCCGCCTTCCTTCCTCGGGCCGCCGTCGTCACGGTGGGCGTGGCGGGCGGCGTCGGCGCGGTGGTGGGGGCCTACTACCTGATCCCCTCGTGGTACGACACGCCCCCCGGGGCGGCGCTTCTGGTGCTTTCGTACCCAGCGGGAGTCGCACTCGGAACGATGCTCGCCTCTGAGGCCCTCGGCCTGGACGCGCCGCCGGGCCGGGTGCTGACGGATGCGGCGCTGGGCCTACCGGCTGGCGCGCTGGCGGGGCTGGTGACCGGCGGCCTCGTCGCGGGGCTGATCTACCTCCCGACGGCCGAGGTGGAGTACAACCTCCTGCCCGCGCTCATCGGCGGCGGCGTGGGGATTCTGACCGCCGTCGGCGTGTCTTCGGTGGTCGCCTCCCGGCGCGTAGAGGCGTCCCCGGTGCCCCTGCGGGCGCCGATGGGCGAGTCCGGCGCCGGGCTGTCGCTCCGCATCGCGCTCTGACCCCGCCCGCCTCGGTCACGAGGCGAAGCGGGTCGAAGAGGGCCACGAGGTGGGGTGCTACCCGGCGTCCGGGTCGTGGGCGCCCGTGATGTCGCCCTGGAGCTCGCCGTAGAGCCATGCCCGGGCGGCTCGCCAGGAGCGCGCGACGGTCGCCTCGGACACGCCGAGCGCCTCGGCCGTCTCGACCACCGAGAGGCCACCGAAGAAGCGGCACTCGACCACGCGCGCCGCGCGCGGGTCGGCGGCCTCAAGCCGCTGGAGCGCCTCCTCGACCATCGCCGCACGGTCGGCCTGGGCCTCGGTGAAGGGCAGGCCCATCACCTCTTCGTTCAGCGACGTGTGGGCGGCGCCGCCGCCGCGCTTCTGCGCCTTGCGCGCCTCGCCATAGCTGACGAGGACCTGCCGCATCGCGCGCGAGGCGACCGCCAGCAGGTGCGCCCGGTTCTCGACCGAGGCGTTCTCCAGCTTGATGTACGCCTCGTGCACGAGCGCGGTCGTGTTGAGGGTGTCGTTGCCGATCCAGCGCGAGCGGTGACGCTGCGCGATCTGCCGAAGGTCGCCGTAGATCCGCTCGAAGAGCGCGCCCGAGGGCGGCTCGCCGCGACCGATCGCGTCGAGGAGCGCGGTGGTCTCCTCGGCCAGGGTTGGAGCATCCATACCGTGTCGTGGTGGGATGCCGGAACCTACGGTCAGGCCTGCCCTTTCGCGTCACGGCCGCGTGTGAAGCCCCGGGATGACAACGAACCGTGGAGAGAACTCCGCCCGAAGTCGTCCGCGCGCCATACCGAGGGCGGACGAGATGCGTAATGTGAGGCAGGTGCGGACGTTCCGTATCCGCGCGTGGCGAGAGCCCGCGCCTGCGACGCCGGTCGGGAGGAGACGACGAGACCCGGGCGGCCCCCTCCACTCCCCCCGACCGACATGGCGTTCAAAGCCGTTTTCGATCTCACCCAGAAGGCCCAGAACGAGGCCAAGGCCGAGCGTCAGCTCGACACCCCCTTCGACGCCCCCGACGAGAACGTCGACGCGGCGGCCATCGCCGACCTGCCCGAGCGCCTCCAGGCGGGCGTCGAGGCCCTCGGCTGGCCCGCGCTGATGCCCGTCCAGGCCGAGGCGATCCCCTACATCCTCGACAACCGCGACCTGATCGTGCAGTCGCGGACCGGCTCGGGCAAGACGGGCGCGTTCCTGCTGCCGCTGCTCGAGAAGCTCGACGTCCGCGAGAAGACGACGCAGGCGCTGGTCCTCTGTCCGACCCGTGAGTTGGCGAGCCAGATCCACGCCGAGTTCGAGCGCATGAACGCCGGGCTCGCCCCGGAGGAGCGGCTCAACGCGATCCCGGTCTACGGCGGCGTCGGCTACGGCCCCCAGGTGGAGGCCTTCGAAAAGGGCGCCCAGCTGGTCGTCGGCACGCCGGGGCGCGTGCTGGACCACCTCTCGCGCGGGACGCTCAAGCTGGACAAGCTGCGCACGATCATCCTGGACGAGGCCGACGAGATGCTCTCGATGGGCTTCTTCCCCGACATGATCAAGGTCCGCCGCTACCTGCCCAAGCAGCGCGACTCGTACATGTTCTCGGCCACGATGCC from Rubrivirga sp. SAORIC476 encodes the following:
- a CDS encoding DUF177 domain-containing protein, yielding MTTDVRDTVFRVRIAPLPDGLHQETHHPSAEDLGLDPEVFSGIEVDLRLDVAERRVLAAYTARATARLECDRTLEMYDEPVEADHAVLFSADAQPDGDDPDDDLLPLDADALAIDLTAPVHDTLLLALPLRRVSPAARAAEIPTTFGEPDDDDDSPADHRWAALRGLRPDGDPDSSD
- the rpmF gene encoding 50S ribosomal protein L32, which translates into the protein MANPKRKHSKARSRSRRANYRVKNVPQTHECPNCSNAKLMHRACPTCGHYRGREVLAVKGYV
- the plsX gene encoding phosphate acyltransferase PlsX, translated to MPVRVAVDAMGGDYAPGVVVEGVLDALAEAGDRVTVLLVGREAEVRAELDRLGGAENETLRVVDAPQAIGMGESPTVALKTKPESSIHIGIGAVKNGRADAFASAGNTGAVMTAALFGLGRLPGVLRPALPGYLPTPSGTCVVLDVGANVEVRPEHLVQFAQMGAVFGAAFLGKEDPTVGLINVGEEPGKGTDTVKEAHKTLAALGEQGTIRFVGNVEGRDILQHGADVCVCDGFVGNVVLKLAESVATILPQMVRSEIGRQELAPEQAQLVGGVLKGMLAPFDYQAFGGVPMLGIDGTVVIGHGGSSARAIRQMVLSTASLVEQNLTARIGRALRDPGPDASSS
- the fabD gene encoding ACP S-malonyltransferase; the encoded protein is MLAFLFPGQGSQAPGMAADLVDLPEARAILDEADAVLGFSLTDLMFGDDPEALKPTEITQPALYTHSLAVNAVLAARGVRPDLAAGHSLGEWSALAAVGAMSFADGLRAVRRRGELMATAGDVRPGAMAAVLALDADALEAVCREATEAGEGEVVPANYNDPGQIVISGDAPAVERASALASEAGARRVVPLPVSGAFHSPLMAFARDGLKETLDALMLHVPSCPVVLNVTAEPTTDPEAIRMRLLDQLTAPVRWAQSLERMQADGTERFVEVGTGKVLSGLVKRTLGRDAVSVQAGTAAEVAALTA
- a CDS encoding ECF-type sigma factor, which gives rise to MDAPTLAEETTALLDAIGRGEPPSGALFERIYGDLRQIAQRHRSRWIGNDTLNTTALVHEAYIKLENASVENRAHLLAVASRAMRQVLVSYGEARKAQKRGGGAAHTSLNEEVMGLPFTEAQADRAAMVEEALQRLEAADPRAARVVECRFFGGLSVVETAEALGVSEATVARSWRAARAWLYGELQGDITGAHDPDAG
- a CDS encoding beta-ketoacyl-ACP synthase III; the protein is MPDSKTTAAVTAVGTYLPPDRLTNADLEKLVDTNDEWIRTRTGIEERRILKDKTKATSFMASEAARMCLAKAGVDASEVDCILVATVTPDVVFPSTACLVQNQIGATNAWGYDISAACSGFLYALTTGSKMIEAGMHQKVLVIGADTMTRIIDYTDRATCIIFGDGAGAVLLEPTTDGTGFQDSVQYVDGSGVDSLWMPGGGSLHPATHETVDARLHYASQDGKTVFKRAVTGMADAAAEVMERNGLVGEDIRYLVPHQANLRIIDATARRMGVGPDQVMVNIAKYGNTTAATLPLCLGDWENQLRPGDNLILAAFGGGFTWGATWLKWSYGA
- the fabG gene encoding 3-oxoacyl-[acyl-carrier-protein] reductase — its product is MTLDLSGKAILVTGGTRGIGRAIVEAAAHAGASVAFTYRSSTETADQLVEALGGDEKALAIQADAASGEDAQTAVEAVVAKWGSIDGLVVNAGITRDGLMIRMDAQAWQDVIDTNLTGAFHVTKAAYRPMMKQRAGSIVTISSVVGVMGNAGQANYAASKAGLIGFTKSIARELSGRGVRANVVAPGYIETDMTADLGPAAEALMDQIPLKRLGQPDDIAAAVLFLLSDAAAYVTGHVLHVDGGMAM